One region of Flavobacterium sp. GSB-24 genomic DNA includes:
- a CDS encoding YiiX family permuted papain-like enzyme translates to MKNKKYLFPIITFFLSFGCALFVAIKVFPNNPFTGNASEKITTSKFKDGDIIFQTSESKQCEAVRIATNSKFSHCGIIYDINGEWFVFEAVQPVKLTPLEDWIKHGRDSKYVVKRLKNESILKPEVLQKMKDYSQQFDGKEYDAYFEWTDNRIYCSELIWKIYKNAAGIELSKLRELKDFNLTDPRVQKILKERYGNEIPLEEKVVAPSDLADSNLLKTVVDTY, encoded by the coding sequence ATGAAAAATAAAAAATATCTATTTCCGATTATTACTTTCTTCTTAAGCTTTGGCTGTGCCCTATTTGTGGCTATAAAAGTTTTTCCTAACAATCCATTTACGGGAAATGCATCCGAAAAAATTACAACTAGTAAGTTTAAAGATGGTGATATTATTTTTCAAACTTCAGAATCAAAACAATGTGAAGCGGTTCGCATAGCAACTAATTCGAAGTTTTCGCACTGCGGCATTATTTATGACATAAACGGAGAATGGTTTGTTTTTGAAGCTGTTCAACCTGTGAAACTTACACCGCTTGAAGATTGGATTAAACATGGAAGAGACAGTAAATATGTTGTGAAAAGATTAAAAAATGAAAGTATTTTGAAGCCTGAGGTTTTACAAAAAATGAAAGACTACAGTCAGCAGTTTGATGGCAAAGAATATGATGCTTATTTTGAATGGACAGACAATCGAATTTATTGTTCTGAATTAATCTGGAAAATTTATAAAAACGCAGCTGGAATTGAATTGTCTAAACTTAGAGAACTGAAAGACTTTAACTTAACCGATCCCAGAGTTCAAAAAATATTGAAAGAACGTTATGGCAATGAGATTCCGTTAGAAGAAAAAGTCGTTGCTCCTTCTGATCTTGCTGATTCTAATTTACTGAAAACTGTAGTAGACACTTATTAA